From the Fulvia fulva chromosome 2, complete sequence genome, one window contains:
- a CDS encoding Beta-glucan synthesis-associated protein KRE6: protein MVFQELWAINAMAPPNPQQPYNRNIRPTLRGPQRYDGAGERQIQQAGRSATNLNAQASAQSFREASRPGSTDRVPQVLPQSPSEHDSRQLETSDLSPSSPSYQSGPVSPYAPPVSSPLNPTPSNSSGGNESRKGSHGSAGNVTEPSSPVESRTAVAAAASSSLPSGAQTPSQPLLRPPEMSHNDSTTSLARVSTPRSVRDLGTDYDRYYNPFATQNNSRNNSQLDLSSSLPRYNSSSQLHAQGAVTPADLASRLSNPFRDNKRASNPFLSANNTEPCTPAPERDYQEKSDAKAPVVGVTAIPPRSGTPVFISNADPEKVPFYPWVDDRLSAPNQYMLYADQKEDDDDMHMPAWDDDKKFKPTLRERFNKDNIINTIGMIFLLTGLFTVFIILPVVSYTGTSLIPYSYETPLDQMPGYGDESQAWAHVNDKSYPLLTNIRTGLIDPDTPSSAKTRKSTDGDDLVLVFSDEFNEKNRTFYPGDDPYWFAPDIWYGATQDLEWYDPDAVNTGGGTLQLQLDAFNNHGLQYRSGMLNSWNQLCFKGGVFEVSMSLPGPAGVHGLWPGAWTMGNLGRPGYLSTTEGMWPYTYDSCDTGITPNQSMTDGTSFLPGQRLPNCACYGEDHPTPGTGRGAPEIDIAEVSGDWGGLGVGVATQSFQVAPFDIFYYPNYEFMETPHYQFSFVNTYTGGPFQEAVSTTTMLNNDWYDGKAYQKYAFEYVPGGDKKSHITWFVGDDEMMKFDARAIGPNGNVQQRLIAEEPLSMILNLGFSHSWVNIDMANLRFPTVMRIDYVRWYQKPGDEMVTCDPPGYETTDYIRRHPAAYNNPNYTRWEDAGYSWPKNTLVHDCKG, encoded by the exons ATGGTCTTCCAGGAGCTGTGGGCCATCAATGCAATGGCTCCCCCAAACCCTCAGCAGCCATACAACCGCAATATAAGACCCACACTGCGAGGTCCTCAGCGATACGACGGCGCCGGTGAGCGGCAGATACAACAGGCTGGTCGGTCAGCAACGAACCTCAATGCGCAGGCCTCAGCGCAGTCATTCCGGGAAGCCTCACGGCCCGGCTCTACGGACAGAGTACCACAGGTCCTACCACAGTCGCCCTCAGAGCACGACAGCAGACAGCTAGAAACATCAGACCTATCTCCATCATCACCATCATACCAAAGCGGTCCAGTCTCACCCTACGCACCTCCCGTGTCCTCGCCGTTGAACCCGACGCCGTCGAACTCAAGTGGAGGCAATGAGAGCAGAAAGGGCAGCCATGGCAGTGCCGGCAATGTCACAGAGCCGTCAAGTCCTGTGGAAAGCAGAACTGCGGTGGCAGCAGCGGCGAGCTCGTCACTTCCATCGGGTGCACAAACGCCTTCCCAGCCCTTGCTGAGACCTCCAGAAATGTCGCACAACGATTCAACGACAAGTCTGGCGCGAGTGTCTACGCCTCGATCGGTGCGGGATCTGGGAACGGACTACGATCGATACTACAACCCATTCGCTACACAAAACAACTCGAGAAACAACTCGCAACTAGACCTATCGTCATCTTTACCACGATATAATTCCTCCTCGCAACTGCATGCACAAGGTGCAGTCACTCCGGCTGATTTGGCGTCACGGCTTTCGAATCCGTTCAGAGACAACAAACGAGCGTCGAACCCGTTTCTTTCAGCGAACAACACAGAACCGTGCACTCCGGCACCCGAGAGGGACTATCAAGAGAAGTCCGATGCTAAGGCTCCGGTGGTTGGCGTGACTGCAATACCTCCTAGGAGCGGGACACCAGTCTTTATCAGCAACGCTGATCCAGAAAAAGTACCCTTCTATCCTTGGGTGGACGATCGGCTTAGTGCGCCGAACCAGTACATGCTTTATGCCGACCAGAAAGAGGACGACGATGACATGCATATGCCAGCTTGGGACGACGACAAGAAGTTCAAGCCAACATTGAGGGAACGATTCAACAAGGACAACATTATCAACACGATTGGTATGATCTTCCTGTTGACAGGGTTGTTCACAGTCTTTATCATCCTGCCTGTGGTGTCATACACCGGTACGAGCTTGATTCCTTACAGCTACGAGACGCCGCTGGACCAAATGCCTGGCTACGGTGATGAATCCCAAGCATGGGCGCATGTGAATGACAAGAGTTATCCTCTACTCACAAACATCAGGACCGGCTTGATTGATCCAGACACTCCATCTTCGGCTAAGACTCGCAAGAGTACTGATGGAGACGATCTTGTTCTGGTCTTCAGCGATGAGTTCAATGAGAAGAACAGGACCTTTTACCCTGGAGATGATCCATACTGGTTCGCACCAGACATCTGGTATGGTGCCACGCAAGATCTTGAGTGGTACGATCCAGATGCCGTCAACACTG GCGGCGGCACTTTACAGCTCCAGCTTGACGCCTTCAACAATCACGGTCTTCAGTACAGGTCAGGTATGCTGAATTCTTGGAATCAGCTATGCTTCAAAGGCGGCGTCTTTGAAGTGTCCATGAGTCTGCCAGGACCCGCTGGTGTGCATGGCCTGTGGCCAGGCGCTTGGACGATGGGCAATCTTGGCCGACCAGGCTACCTTTCCACAACGGAAGGCATGTGGCCATATACTTATGACAGCTGTGATACCGGTATCACACCAAACCAATCTATGACCGATGGCACGAGTTTTCTGCCTGGCCAAAGGTTACCCAATTGTGCTTGCTACGGCGAGGACCATCCGACTCCAGGGACTGGTCGTGGCGCACCTGAAATCGATATCGCCGAAGTCAGCGGAGATTGGGGAGGTTTGGGAGTAGGAGTTGCGACGCAGTCCTTCCAGGTCGCGCCGTTTGACATCTTCTACTACCCAAACTACGAGTTCATGGAGACACCGCATTACCAGTTCAGCTTCGTGAACACCTACACTGGAGGTCCTTTCCAGGAAGCTGTATCAACGACAACGATGCTGAACAACGACTGGTATGATGGCAAAGCATACCAGAAGTATGCCTTCGAGTATGTGCCTGGAGGAGATAAGAAATCCCACATTACATGGTTCGTTGGCGACGATGAGATGATGAAGTTCGACGCTCGAGCTATTGGTCCCAATGGCAACGTTCAACAGCGTCTGATCGCCGAGGAGCCTTTGTCTATGATCCTCAATCTGGGGTTCTCCCATAGTTGGGTTAACATCGACATGGCCAACCTCCGCTTTCCGACGGTCATGAGGATCGACTATGTTCGGTGGTACCAGAAGCCAGGAGATGAAATGGTTACATGCGATCCTCCTGGCTACGAAACGACCGACTACATCCGCAGACATCCAGCGGCATACAACAATCCCAACTACACACGATGGGAAGACGCGGGCTACTCATGGCCGAAGAACACCCTCGTGCACGACTGCAAAGGGTGA
- a CDS encoding Elongator complex protein 2: MATLEYIAAGGNRHSSAADWASALLAFGAGNNIALWNPEDESERGIESLLAGHTDSVNAVKIVERGDRHLIISGSSDKTILLWTAANDVSNSFEETQCLTEHNESINALAILPDIGIFVSGSADATVKVWRLENTTAKLIQSISLKPRYLPLALALTALPNGDIVLAVAGTSSVIQLYVSSQPCANFELQASLSGHEGWIRSLDFTKEANSSDSDILLASASQDKYIRLWRFHEGQKETTTSAQIADEMTAPIEKKSLANKTHEVGKSGSKHSVTFEALLIGHEDWIYTARWKSGESTEKGPILLSASADNSLSIWHADAASGLWVCNSRLGEISSLKGSTSATGSTGGFWIGLWQPEGLSVVSLGRSGSWRRWAYDQGSDMWLQKVGISGHVGEVQGLAWSPSGNYLLSTASDQTTRLLAEWKKKGTTSWHELSRPQIHGYDLNCIDTVTDNQFISGADEKLLRVFNKPKAVDEIVLKLAGKTTSPSSDLPDTANIPVLGLSNKAMTGAEEDEEPNGLDNGHTNGHTEPQEPSTAATNKTPFDVEHPTFEDHLARHTLWPEHEKLYGHGYEICAVATSNDRSLVATACKASSIDHAVIRLYDTKEWREVKPPLTAHSLTATSLGFSPDDSYLLSVGRDRQWAIFKRAADDLKSYSLFTSNPKGHSRMILDCSWAPVTCNYTFATAGRDKSIKIWQFADGKADCVATIATAAPVTTVAFDPVIGQDTLRIAFGDDTGRIGLALLDAATLKVLQRNDIDARLTHCKTVTALRWRPVGNTDDASSTSSKAQLASASDDMSVRIYDI, from the coding sequence ATGGCCACACTGGAGTATATCGCTGCTGGCGGCAACAGACACTCATCCGCTGCGGACTGGGCGTCTGCGCTGTTGGCCTTCGGCGCCGGCAACAACATCGCGTTATGGAACCCAGAAGATGAATCAGAACGAGGCATCGAGTCTCTTTTGGCTGGCCATACCGACTCAGTCAACGCCGTGAAGATAGTGGAGCGCGGAGATCGGCACCTGATCATCAGTGGGAGTTCAGACAAGACGATTCTCTTGTGGACGGCAGCAAACGATGTATCGAATTCGTTTGAGGAGACCCAATGCCTCACGGAACACAACGAATCGATCAACGCGCTGGCGATATTACCAGATATTGGCATATTCGTGTCAGGATCCGCAGACGCTACAGTGAAAGTGTGGCGACTCGAGAACACAACAGCTAAGCTCATTCAGTCTATCTCATTGAAGCCACGATATCTTCCTCTAGCGCTTGCTCTTACTGCACTTCCAAACGGCGATATTGTTCTTGCTGTTGCGGGGACGTCCAGCGTGATCCAGCTGTATGTATCTAGTCAGCCTTGCGCCAACTTTGAGCTACAGGCGTCCTTGAGTGGTCATGAAGGTTGGATTCGGTCCTTGGACTTCACGAAGGAGGCCAATTCAAGCGACAGTGACATTCTGCTGGCATCGGCAAGCCAGGATAAGTACATTCGACTGTGGCGATTCCATGAAGGGCAGAAGGAAACGACAACGTCGGCACAAATCGCAGACGAGATGACTGCCCCCATCGAAAAGAAGTCACTTGCCAACAAGACACATGAAGTCGGCAAAAGTGGTTCCAAGCATTCCGTCACTTTCGAGGCGCTTCTCATCGGCCATGAGGACTGGATATACACCGCACGATGGAAGTCCGGTGAGAGCACCGAAAAGGGTCCAATCTTGCTTTCAGCATCCGCCGACAATTCACTATCCATCTGGCATGCTGATGCCGCCTCCGGTCTGTGGGTGTGCAACAGCAGGCTAGGAGAGATAAGCTCCCTCAAAGGCTCTACGTCAGCTACAGGAAGCACGGGCGGATTCTGGATCGGACTCTGGCAGCCGGAAGGTCTATCTGTGGTCAGTCTAGGTCGGAGTGGTAGCTGGCGGCGGTGGGCATACGACCAAGGCAGCGACATGTGGCTGCAAAAGGTGGGTATCAGTGGCCATGTGGGAGAAGTGCAGGGGCTAGCGTGGTCGCCCTCTGGTAACTACCTACTGTCGACAGCATCCGATCAAACGACGAGGCTGCTGGCGGAATGGAAGAAGAAGGGCACAACCTCGTGGCACGAGCTGTCGCGTCCACAGATACATGGCTACGATCTGAACTGCATTGATACTGTCACCGATAATCAATTCATCTCGGGTGCCGACGAGAAGTTGTTGCGCGTCTTCAACAAGCCgaaagccgtagacgagaTCGTCTTGAAACTTGCGGGCAAGACTACATCACCCTCAAGTGATCTGCCAGATACGGCGAACATTCCCGTGCTCGGGCTGTCGAACAAGGCTATGACCGGCGCTGAAGAAGACGAAGAGCCGAATGGACTTGACAACGGACATACGAATGGTCATACTGAGCCACAAGAGCCATCTACTGCTGCCACGAACAAGACACCGTTCGATGTGGAACATCCTACATTCGAAGACCATCTGGCTCGTCATACATTATGGCCCGAGCATGAAAAGCTGTACGGTCACGGTTATGAGATCTGCGCGGTTGCGACCAGCAATGATCGATCACTGGTAGCAACAGCTTGCAAGGCAAGCTCGATTGATCATGCTGTCATCAGACTGTATGACACGAAGGAGTGGCGAGAGGTCAAGCCGCCCCTGACTGCACACAGCTTGACAGCAACGAGTCTTGGATTCTCTCCAGACGACTCGTACCTGCTCAGTGTAGGTCGAGACCGTCAGTGGGCCATTTTCAAGCGAGCCGCGGACGACCTCAAATCGTATTCGCTGTTTACATCGAATCCGAAAGGTCACTCAAGAATGATCTTGGATTGCTCGTGGGCACCAGTCACCTGCAACTACACTTTTGCTACTGCCGGACGAGACAAGTCCATCAAGATCTGGCAATTTGCCGACGGCAAGGCGGACTGCGTGGCTACAATTGCCACGGCTGCACCTGTCACAACTGTAGCTTTCGACCCCGTAATTGGCCAGGATACCCTTAGGATCGCGTTTGGCGACGACACTGGGCGAATCGGCCTCGCATTGTTAGATGCTGCGACGCTGAAGGTCCTGCAGAGGAATGACATCGATGCCCGATTGACGCATTGTAAGACTGTTACCGCTCTCAGATGGAGACCTGTGGGCAACACCGATGATGCTTCGAGCACTTCTAGCAAGGCACAACTCGCATCAGCCAGTGACGACATGTCTGTTAGGATATACGACATCTGA
- a CDS encoding Ubiquitin-related modifier 1, which produces MAATVDLAVEFTGGLELLFSDQRKHKISIPAKDPSGQPVNVAFLIQWLCDNLMKDPRKDMFVLDDTVRPGVLVLINDADWELEGEDKYEVQPGDNIVFVSTLHGG; this is translated from the exons ATGGCGGCAACTGTAGATCTCGCAGTCGAGTTCAC TGGAGGACTCGAGCTGCTCTTTTCAGATCAACGAAAGCACAAGATATCAATACCTGCGAAAGACCCATCTGGACAGCCTGTGAACGTGGCGTTCCTCATACAGTGGCTTTGCGATAACTTGATGAAGGATCCAAGGAAGGACATGTTTGTTCTGGACGATACAGT GCGACCTGGTGTTCTTGTCTTGATCAACGACGCAGACTGGGAGCTGGAGGGTGAGGACAAGTACGAGGTTCAGCCAGGCGACAACATTGTCTTTGTGTCGACACTACATGGAGGCTGA